The following are from one region of the Escherichia sp. E4742 genome:
- the msrQ gene encoding protein-methionine-sulfoxide reductase heme-binding subunit MsrQ, with translation MRLTAKQVTWLKFCLHLAGFLPFVWLVWAINHGGLSADPVKDIQHFTGRTALKFLLATLLITPLARYAKQPLLIRTRRLLGLWCFAWATLHLTSYALLELGVNNLALFGQELITRPYLTLGIISWLILLALAFTSTQAMQRKLGKHWQQLHNFVYLVAILAPIHYLWSVKVISPPPIIYAGLALLLLALRYKKFRQWWR, from the coding sequence GTGCGTTTGACTGCAAAACAGGTTACCTGGCTGAAATTTTGCCTGCATCTTGCCGGATTTTTGCCGTTTGTCTGGCTGGTTTGGGCAATCAATCATGGCGGGCTAAGTGCCGACCCGGTGAAAGATATTCAGCATTTTACCGGTCGGACTGCGTTGAAATTTTTATTGGCGACGTTGTTAATTACCCCGCTGGCGCGCTACGCTAAGCAGCCATTATTGATACGCACCCGCCGCCTGTTAGGTTTATGGTGTTTCGCCTGGGCGACGCTGCACTTAACCAGTTATGCATTGCTGGAACTTGGCGTGAACAACCTGGCGTTATTCGGTCAGGAATTAATCACCCGACCTTATTTAACCCTGGGTATTATCAGTTGGTTGATTTTGCTTGCTTTAGCATTCACGTCTACACAAGCGATGCAGCGAAAACTAGGCAAACACTGGCAACAGTTGCATAACTTCGTCTATCTTGTCGCGATCCTGGCCCCCATACATTATCTGTGGTCAGTGAAGGTTATCTCACCGCCGCCGATCATCTACGCCGGGCTGGCATTACTGCTTTTAGCCTTACGTTATAAGAAGTTCCGTCAATGGTGGCGCTAA
- the accB gene encoding acetyl-CoA carboxylase biotin carboxyl carrier protein, producing the protein MDIRKIKKLIELVEESGISELEISEGEESVRISRAAPAASFPMMQQAYAAPMMQQPAQSNAAAPATVPSMEAPAAAEISGHIVRSPMVGTFYRTPSPDAKAFIEVGQKVNVGDTLCIVEAMKMMNQIEADKSGTVKAILVESGQPVEFDEPLVVIE; encoded by the coding sequence ATGGATATTCGTAAGATTAAAAAACTGATCGAGCTGGTTGAAGAATCAGGCATCTCTGAACTGGAAATTTCTGAAGGCGAAGAGTCAGTACGCATCAGCCGTGCAGCACCTGCCGCAAGTTTCCCGATGATGCAACAAGCTTACGCTGCACCAATGATGCAGCAGCCAGCTCAATCTAACGCAGCCGCTCCGGCGACCGTTCCTTCCATGGAAGCGCCAGCAGCAGCGGAAATCAGTGGTCACATCGTACGTTCCCCAATGGTTGGTACTTTCTATCGCACCCCAAGCCCGGACGCGAAAGCGTTCATCGAAGTGGGTCAGAAAGTGAACGTGGGCGATACCCTGTGCATCGTTGAAGCCATGAAAATGATGAACCAGATCGAAGCAGACAAATCCGGTACTGTGAAAGCAATTCTGGTCGAAAGTGGACAACCGGTAGAATTTGACGAGCCGCTGGTCGTCATCGAGTAA
- the accC gene encoding acetyl-CoA carboxylase biotin carboxylase subunit, with translation MLDKIVIANRGEIALRILRACKELGIKTVAVHSSADRDLKHVLLADETVCIGPAPSVKSYLNIPAIISAAEITGAVAIHPGYGFLSENANFAEQVERSGFIFIGPKAETIRLMGDKVSAIAAMKKAGVPCVPGSDGPLGDDMDKNRAIAKRIGYPVIIKASGGGGGRGMRVVRGDAELAQSISMTRAEAKAAFSNDMVYMEKYLENPRHVEIQVLADGQGNAIYLAERDCSMQRRHQKVVEEAPAPGITPELRRYIGERCAKACVDIGYRGAGTFEFLFENGEFYFIEMNTRIQVEHPVTEMITGVDLIKEQLRIAAGQPLSIKQEEVHVRGHAVECRINAEDPNTFLPSPGKITRFHAPGGFGVRWESHIYAGYTVPPYYDSMIGKLICYGENRDVAIARMKNALQELIIDGIKTNVDLQIRIMNDENFQHGGTNIHYLEKKLGLQEK, from the coding sequence ATGCTGGATAAAATTGTTATTGCCAACCGCGGCGAGATTGCATTGCGTATTCTTCGTGCCTGTAAAGAACTGGGCATCAAGACTGTCGCTGTGCACTCCAGCGCGGATCGCGATCTAAAACACGTATTACTGGCAGATGAAACGGTCTGTATCGGCCCTGCTCCGTCAGTAAAAAGTTATCTGAACATCCCGGCAATCATCAGCGCCGCTGAAATCACCGGCGCAGTAGCAATCCATCCGGGTTACGGCTTCCTCTCCGAGAACGCCAATTTTGCCGAGCAGGTTGAACGCTCCGGCTTTATCTTCATCGGCCCGAAAGCAGAAACCATTCGCCTGATGGGCGACAAAGTATCCGCAATCGCCGCGATGAAAAAAGCTGGCGTTCCTTGCGTACCAGGTTCTGACGGCCCGCTGGGCGATGATATGGATAAAAACCGCGCCATTGCTAAACGCATTGGTTATCCGGTAATTATCAAAGCCTCCGGCGGCGGCGGCGGTCGCGGTATGCGCGTAGTACGCGGCGATGCTGAACTGGCACAATCTATCTCCATGACCCGTGCGGAAGCGAAAGCAGCTTTCAGCAACGATATGGTTTACATGGAGAAATACCTGGAAAATCCTCGCCACGTCGAGATTCAGGTGCTGGCTGACGGTCAGGGCAACGCTATCTATCTGGCGGAACGTGACTGCTCCATGCAGCGCCGCCATCAGAAAGTGGTCGAAGAAGCGCCAGCACCGGGCATCACCCCGGAACTGCGTCGCTACATCGGCGAACGTTGCGCTAAAGCGTGTGTTGATATCGGCTATCGCGGTGCAGGTACATTCGAGTTCCTGTTCGAAAACGGCGAGTTCTATTTCATCGAAATGAACACCCGTATTCAGGTAGAACACCCGGTTACCGAAATGATCACTGGCGTTGACCTGATCAAAGAACAGCTGCGTATCGCTGCCGGTCAGCCGCTGTCGATCAAGCAAGAAGAAGTTCACGTTCGCGGTCATGCGGTAGAGTGCCGTATCAACGCCGAAGATCCGAATACCTTCTTGCCAAGCCCGGGCAAAATCACCCGTTTCCACGCGCCAGGCGGTTTTGGCGTACGTTGGGAGTCTCATATCTACGCGGGCTACACCGTGCCGCCGTACTATGACTCAATGATCGGTAAGCTGATTTGCTACGGTGAAAACCGTGACGTGGCGATTGCTCGCATGAAGAATGCGCTGCAGGAGCTGATCATCGACGGTATCAAAACCAACGTTGATCTGCAGATCCGCATCATGAACGACGAAAACTTCCAGCATGGTGGTACTAACATCCACTATCTGGAGAAAAAACTCGGTCTTCAGGAAAAATAA
- a CDS encoding aldose 1-epimerase family protein, whose translation MKNEIWPWIGDLSQVAGIKHYELRSGRAKGTEAFDVRTGAGLAFTVVKDRALDIAWASYKDTALSFITSNGVVAPAFFESQGNGFLRSFYAGLLTTCGLSYIGTPCEDEGETLGLHGRLAATPAEEVGYRTERTDNGIEFVINGKVRETRLFGENLTLERTIRCRYGENVLCIEDKVTNHGFTRQPLQILYHFNYGWPLLSPQAEILLSAKSVTPRTPRAAEGLAKHLEICTPQTGFDEQVYYLTLNSDGDGMSKVALVNAELGWGIYEKFDTRQLPNFIQWKNLGAGEYVMGLEISNSFPDGRDEERAQGRLPFIQPGETKTYCFELGIVEGDTAISALKAEIAGYR comes from the coding sequence ATGAAAAACGAAATTTGGCCGTGGATTGGCGATCTCTCGCAGGTTGCCGGAATTAAACACTATGAGTTACGTAGTGGCAGAGCAAAGGGTACAGAAGCGTTTGATGTCCGTACTGGTGCGGGACTGGCATTTACGGTGGTAAAAGATCGCGCGCTGGATATTGCATGGGCCAGCTACAAGGACACTGCGCTCTCTTTTATCACCTCCAACGGCGTTGTCGCCCCCGCTTTTTTTGAGTCTCAGGGCAACGGTTTTTTACGTAGCTTTTACGCGGGGTTACTGACTACCTGCGGACTTAGCTACATTGGCACGCCCTGTGAGGATGAAGGAGAAACGCTGGGGTTACACGGGCGTTTGGCTGCGACTCCAGCAGAAGAGGTGGGCTATCGCACAGAACGAACCGACAACGGCATTGAATTTGTCATCAATGGCAAAGTACGGGAAACACGGCTGTTCGGTGAAAATCTGACACTGGAAAGGACCATTCGCTGCCGCTATGGCGAAAATGTGCTGTGCATTGAAGACAAGGTGACTAATCATGGTTTCACCCGCCAGCCGCTGCAAATTCTTTATCACTTTAATTACGGTTGGCCTTTATTATCGCCACAGGCAGAAATCTTGCTGTCGGCTAAAAGCGTAACGCCACGAACTCCGCGTGCGGCGGAAGGATTAGCCAAACATCTGGAGATTTGTACCCCACAGACCGGTTTTGACGAGCAGGTTTATTATCTCACGTTGAATAGCGATGGTGACGGAATGAGTAAGGTGGCGCTGGTGAACGCCGAACTGGGATGGGGAATTTACGAGAAATTTGATACCCGCCAGCTACCGAACTTTATTCAGTGGAAAAATTTAGGCGCGGGTGAATACGTTATGGGACTTGAGATCAGTAATAGTTTTCCTGACGGGCGTGATGAAGAACGAGCGCAGGGACGTCTGCCATTTATACAGCCTGGTGAAACGAAGACATACTGTTTTGAGCTGGGAATTGTTGAAGGCGATACGGCAATTAGTGCGTTGAAAGCGGAAATTGCAGGCTACCGTTAG
- a CDS encoding sugar kinase, with protein MSKVFTIGEILVEIMASKIGQPFDQPGIWNGPYPSGAPAIFIDQVTRLGVPCGIISCVGNDGFGDINIHRLAADGVDIRGISVLPLEATGSAFVTYHNSGDRDFIFNIKNAACGKLSAQHVDENILKDCTHFHIMGSSLFSFHMVDAVKKAVTIVKENGGVISFDPNIRKEMLDIPEMRDALHFVLELTDIYMPSEGEVLLLSPHSTPDRAIAGFLEDGVKEVIVKRGNQGASYYSANEQFHIESYPVEEVDPTGAGDCFGGAWIACRQLGFDAHRALQYANACGALAVTRRGPMEGTSRLAEIETFIQRHDMSIREAAQ; from the coding sequence ATGAGTAAGGTCTTCACAATTGGAGAAATTCTGGTTGAAATTATGGCGAGTAAAATTGGCCAGCCATTTGATCAGCCAGGCATCTGGAACGGCCCTTATCCCAGTGGTGCGCCCGCTATTTTTATCGACCAGGTGACACGTCTTGGCGTTCCGTGTGGAATTATTAGTTGCGTGGGGAATGATGGCTTTGGTGATATTAATATACATCGTCTGGCTGCTGACGGTGTGGATATCAGGGGAATATCAGTCTTACCCCTGGAAGCTACTGGTAGTGCTTTTGTAACTTATCATAACTCTGGCGATCGCGATTTCATTTTTAATATTAAGAATGCCGCTTGCGGTAAGTTATCGGCGCAGCATGTTGATGAAAATATTCTGAAGGATTGTACCCATTTTCATATTATGGGTTCATCTCTATTTTCATTCCATATGGTAGACGCAGTAAAGAAAGCGGTAACCATCGTAAAGGAGAATGGCGGCGTTATTTCTTTTGACCCTAATATTCGTAAAGAGATGCTCGATATTCCAGAAATGCGCGACGCATTACACTTTGTTCTTGAACTAACGGATATCTATATGCCCAGCGAGGGCGAAGTGTTGCTCCTGTCGCCGCATTCGACACCGGATCGTGCAATTGCTGGCTTCCTCGAAGATGGTGTTAAAGAGGTGATAGTGAAACGCGGCAATCAAGGCGCCAGTTACTACTCCGCGAATGAGCAGTTCCATATTGAGAGCTACCCGGTGGAAGAAGTTGACCCGACTGGTGCGGGAGATTGCTTTGGTGGCGCGTGGATTGCCTGCCGCCAGCTAGGGTTTGACGCCCATCGAGCGCTGCAATATGCCAATGCCTGCGGTGCGCTGGCGGTAACCAGACGTGGCCCAATGGAGGGAACGTCTCGCCTTGCGGAAATCGAAACGTTCATCCAGCGCCATGACATGTCCATTCGGGAAGCAGCACAATGA
- a CDS encoding ABC transporter permease yields MTEKTLASPKRSEIPVANNFKKVFRQYGGILSGMVVLIILFSFINDSFFTANNITNIILQVSIIAITAYGMTYVLLLGDIDLSVGSTIALIGTFAALGASWGIPFILLVPLSIIAALVLGMINGGLTAIAGIPSFIVTVATMGIFRGIAYIVTDGMPIMIKDDAFLALGNGEFLYIPIPIWILIILLLINHFILTKTTFGRKIYITGGNKEAAIYSGINVTRLKIKVFMITAMLAGISGMILASRLYSGQPNAALSYELDAIAAAVLGGTSLNGGYGTVVGTVIGALTIGVINNGMNLMNVPYFYQMVVKGLVILVAVYFDVRNKRKRS; encoded by the coding sequence ATGACAGAGAAAACTCTCGCCAGTCCGAAACGTTCGGAAATTCCCGTCGCAAATAATTTTAAAAAAGTCTTCAGGCAATATGGCGGTATCCTCAGTGGAATGGTGGTGTTAATCATTCTATTCAGTTTTATTAATGACAGTTTTTTTACCGCTAATAACATTACCAATATTATTCTTCAGGTTTCGATAATCGCCATTACCGCCTATGGCATGACGTATGTCCTTTTGCTTGGCGATATCGATTTATCGGTCGGTTCAACCATTGCATTAATTGGTACATTTGCCGCACTTGGTGCTTCATGGGGCATCCCATTTATTTTATTAGTTCCATTATCTATTATTGCGGCGCTGGTCCTCGGAATGATTAACGGCGGGCTGACGGCTATAGCGGGAATTCCGTCGTTTATTGTCACCGTTGCCACAATGGGGATATTCCGCGGCATCGCTTATATAGTGACTGACGGTATGCCTATCATGATTAAAGATGATGCCTTTCTGGCGCTGGGGAACGGAGAATTTCTCTATATACCTATACCCATCTGGATATTAATAATCTTATTGCTGATTAACCACTTTATTCTTACTAAAACAACCTTTGGACGAAAAATTTATATCACGGGTGGTAATAAAGAAGCGGCAATTTATTCAGGTATTAATGTTACCCGGTTGAAAATTAAAGTATTTATGATTACTGCTATGCTGGCAGGTATCAGCGGGATGATCCTCGCCTCACGCCTCTATTCCGGGCAACCGAATGCCGCGTTGAGCTACGAACTGGATGCTATTGCAGCAGCTGTACTGGGAGGTACCAGCCTGAACGGCGGCTATGGAACGGTGGTGGGGACGGTGATCGGCGCATTAACCATCGGCGTTATTAATAATGGCATGAACTTAATGAACGTTCCCTATTTCTATCAGATGGTGGTTAAAGGATTAGTCATTCTTGTAGCCGTTTATTTTGACGTAAGAAATAAAAGAAAACGCAGCTAA